gtaagaaaaaaaatcagttagaATTATGATAATCAATATGTCATATCTTGTGTCCCCACGTGCAATGTTTCAATACGTAATTTTTAAGGACACTTTTaaaaagtaataaaacaaaaaGTAAATCAGCTGGTTTTTCATTGGCTGATTTtaagcaattaaaaaaaacatctcattGTGTGCAAGACTAGATTACACTATCAAAAACATTAATGAGAAATTCAGGGAAGAGTTGATGAGAATTACATGGCTTTGGAGAAATTCTCAAGTTGCATATAAACCGTTAATATCATATAATCTCTTAATTGGCACATCAACCATACTACCTCAAGCCTTTTTTGGGACTACCTTACTTTTATACATacatatctttatatatatatatatatatatataaatatttcgGCAGCACCGTTCAGCCTCTCTTATTCAAAACGTCACAAAAACAGTCATTTCCCCCTGCATCAGGCACTCACTACGCTTTCTGATGTGACAGATAGTCAACATTATTTAAACTAAATGTCTTGTTGTGAAAAAGTCAAGCTAATTCGTGTAGCCAAAAATCACAAGGTACTGctaaagggctttacaatcagtgcaaTATAGAATATATGCCATTatatgacaccctctatcctCTAGAGTAAATGACCAAATGAGTTTAGGTCAAAGCTATAACCTCTTGACTGAATTTACTaattaattccttttttttttgttgccattttCTATCTTTAATGGATAGTGACAgtaaagacagacaggaaaggcaggggatgacatgcagcaaaggcccCGAgtcggatttgaacccaggccgctgcgataaggactcagccttatgtggtatgcgctctaccaggtgagccacaggAGCACCCCAACTAATCAGTTCTACTCTAGTAATTAAAGTATAACTATAAATGAGGGGgaggataagaattaaaaattaaaaaaaacaatttttaagCCCCAAAGCAGACACAAACAGTGCAGAAATTGGTACTGTATATAGTATCAAGAGGGTGGTTTTCAGATTAAGTTAGCAAGTCAACTTCATGCTTTAGCTTCTTTTTAATGCTTCAGCTCCACAAAGTGCCATTCAGAGGAGAGATctgaacttttttctttttctaaatcCAACACTTGTTTGCATTTAAGTAAAAGCCCAATGATTAAAATAACGCTTACCTGAGCAGCAGGTCCAGCTGCTGAACCCATGGCCCCCATTGGCATCATCCCAACATCTTGAATGTTGAGTGTTTTCTGTGATGGAGACAAAAGAAGGGCTTCTGTGAAATATACACCACAGATGGAtcgcccctcccccccaaattatGGCCACAACCATGTTAAATCAGGTTTTGCATCATTCACTTTGTATTTCTTGCAATACCTTAAGAAGCTCGTTGAGGTCTGACACCTCTAGTAAGGTGAGGCTGGCTATGTCGTTGACCAGTTGCTGAATTTTGGGGGAATAGTGTTTGGGCGCGCCGTCCAGCGGAGGGGCGGCGATGGAATCAGAGTGGCTAGCTGGACTGGTCTTGAGGAGTCTGAGGGCACTTAGTGCTGGTGTCCGCCGAAGTTCTTGCCTGTGAAGTAAACATGCATTAGCCAAATACTAGTAAATCAAATGAAACCATCGAGGAAAGTATGCACTAGACTCCTTGGGCAATCAGCAGGTTTTTTTAAAGTGCTAACTTTCAAAGATATCTCAAAGAACATGTGAGCGGCTTTCTGGCTACACTGAATAGCTGGGCCAAATTGGTCAGCCTCTCATCCAAACGAGATTTTAAAGCACATCTTTGCAAGTTAAGAAGATGCTCAGCTCATGACAGAACAAAGGTCTCGGTGCAGCAGAGTTCAATACACTATCACAAGTTGCAGGAGCATGACCTTGCCTCCAACGCGTACGTTTTCACTAGAGAGAGGCTGATGGCGCTGTAggtctttttaatgcatttcttCAGCACCAGGCTGGGACGAGGAATACCGGCACGCTGCCGAGTCTCGCGTGTAGCAATAACCAGCGGGGTGCAGCTTAACTCCTGGCATGGGTAGTGTACgtttcagctagctagctagctacggcTAACTGCCCACTGACCAACCGACACCTGACCTCGAAAACACGATACTGTAAACCGCTTGCCGATCACGACAACACGGACCCGAGGGACGACTCATCTCTGCGTATCCGAGCGGAGAAAAGAAAAGCGTCATGCAAACGCGAAAGCCGTCCGTTCTCTGCCCTTGAACCGCCAGGTAGCTTAGCATCCACAGCtactaccccccaccccacccccccagcctGGCAAAGTATAACCAGAGTCTTCCACCATCCCGGTCCCGGTCGGCCAGTTCTGTTACATACCGGCGTGTGTTTGCCACGATTCGCAGCGCGGTCCGAAAGCAGTGCGTCGTGCAATACATCCTGTCCGCCACTTCCAACAAACCCCCCCGCGATGAAACAGCACAACCGATCGCAAAGTATCACACAGCCTCTCCGTCTGCCGCGAGtcttcttcc
The nucleotide sequence above comes from Lampris incognitus isolate fLamInc1 chromosome 10, fLamInc1.hap2, whole genome shotgun sequence. Encoded proteins:
- the mrpl12 gene encoding 39S ribosomal protein L12, mitochondrial, with translation MYCTTHCFRTALRIVANTRRQELRRTPALSALRLLKTSPASHSDSIAAPPLDGAPKHYSPKIQQLVNDIASLTLLEVSDLNELLKKTLNIQDVGMMPMGAMGSAAGPAAQSIEEEEIPAKKEKTHFTVKLTELKAADKVKLIKEVKNCIQGLNLVQAKKLVESLPQEIRANVSKEEAEKLKAALEAAGGTVELE